One Engystomops pustulosus chromosome 7, aEngPut4.maternal, whole genome shotgun sequence DNA window includes the following coding sequences:
- the ZBTB42 gene encoding zinc finger and BTB domain-containing protein 42 isoform X2, which translates to MSRSILFSQKGEGYEGRMEFPDHSRQLLQCLSQQRHQGFLCDCTVLVGEAQFQAHRAVLASCSMYFHLFYRDQLDKRDIVHLNSDIVTAPAFSLLLQFMYEGKLEFNNLPVEDVLAAASYLHMYDIVKVCKGKLKDKELNSGEKATDDGSDLEREDGFSDTDGPQGCTLDSGDKEKMSSTECEKPAWKEKVSGLPGWSPDLIGVNSVSTEAVSCKTAAGKTKASVNSSSCPLSQRSANHTQPPSDGDCALDLSFKPMSGRDSLHPSYVFGQLASDSQQQGTVPLVKDEQGLLSEQEDSEAKSPKSQHVGNSAKNLMTGLGHMFTGNGNSHVREEDLYHDRDESEDDMDSSDLSTSGVLVSPGQICICPLCSKVFPSPHILQLHLSSHFRDRDGSRIKMSPDGSVPTCTLCGKTFSCMYTLKRHERTHSGEKPYTCGQCGKSFQYSHNLSRHAVVHTREKPHACKWCERRFTQSGDLYRHIRKFHCGLVKSLVV; encoded by the coding sequence GTTATGAAGGAAGAATGGAGTTTCCAGACCATAGCCGCCAGTTGCTGCAATGTCTGAGTCAGCAGCGTCACCAGGGTTTCCTGTGTGACTGTACTGTTTTAGTTGGGGAAGCTCAGTTCCAGGCTCACAGAGCTGTACTGGCGTCTTGCAGCATGTACTTCCATCTTTTCTACAGGGACCAGCTAGACAAAAGGGACATTGTACATCTGAACAGTGACATTGTCACGGCCCCAGCATTCAGTCTGCTGCTTCAATTCATGTACGAAGGGAAGCTGGAATTCAACAACCTCCCAGTGGAAGATGTGCTGGCCGCAGCAAGCTATCTTCACATGTATGACATTGTAAAAGTCTGCAAGGGCAAGCTTAAAGATAAAGAACTCAATTCAGGAGAGAAAGCCACCGATGACGGGTCTGACCTGGAGAGGGAGGATGGCTTCTCTGATACAGACGGACCTCAAGGATGTACCTTGGATTCTGGGGATAAAGAAAAAATGTCTAGCACAGAATGTGAGAAACCAGCCTGGAAAGAAAAGGTCAGTGGGCTTCCAGGCTGGTCTCCTGACTTGATAGGTGTCAATTCAGTTTCTACAGAGGCTGTGTCATGTAAGACAGCAGCTGGAAAAACAAAGGCCAGTGTCAATAGTTCTTCATGCCCTTTGTCCCAGAGATCTGCTAACCATACACAGCCTCCAAGTGATGGGGATTGTGCTCTGGATTTGTCTTTCAAGCCAATGTCTGGGAGAGATTCCTTACACCCCTCCTACGTCTTTGGACAGCTGGCTTCCGACAGCCAGCAGCAGGGCACTGTGCCACTTGTTAAAGATGAACAAGGCTTGCTGTCAGAACAGGAGGACAGTGAAGCAAAGAGTCCAAAGAGTCAACATGTTGGGAATTCGGCCAAAAACCTAATGACAGGGTTAGGACACATGTTCACAGGAAATGGAAATTCTCACGTTAGGGAAGAGGACTTGTATCACGATCGAGACGAGAGTGAGGATGACATGGACTCCTCAGATCTCTCCACATCAGGTGTCCTTGTGTCCCCAGGACAGATTTGCATATGTCCTTTGTGTAGTAAAGTTTTCCCTAGTCCTCACATTCTCCAGCTTCATCTCAGCTCACACTTCCGAGACAGAGACGGTTCTCGGATCAAGATGTCTCCGGATGGTTCTGTTCCCACCTGTACGTTATGTGGCAAAACTTTCTCATGTATGTACACCTTAAAGAGACATGAACGTACACACTCCGGAGAAAAGCCTTATACTTGTGGCCAGTGCGGGAAAAGTTTCCAATATTCCCATAATCTCAGCCGCCATGCGGTGGTTCACACACGGGAAAAGCCACATGCGTGTAAGTGGTGC